A genomic region of Pseudomonas sp. MPC6 contains the following coding sequences:
- a CDS encoding cbb3-type cytochrome c oxidase subunit I yields MRYRSQSVAYWYFAVAMALFGLQLVFGLLSAAKYLGPDPLLDVLPFDVTKAIHTNLLIVWVLTGFMGATYWMVPDESRGELHSTKLAYIQLGLWTAMGVTAVLGYLFGYGTGNKLLEQPLPHKIVIVICMLMFLYNIGMTIKKAGRFTATEGVLLLGLASAAVLYLPALLHYENYVVSIYYRWWTIHLWVEGVWEMIQGGFLAYLLIRLSGADREVMEKWLYVIVGLVFIAGILGTAHHYYWIGVPHYWLPLGGFFSALEPMALVGMAIYAYNAMRRSGLSHPNKLALHWTMGSALFTMFGAGLLGLAHTFPDVNKWTHGTLITAMHGHAAFYGAYAMIVLAMITYALPGMTRRPVEESSIGYWAFWLQLGGMFGMTLSFATAGIAQVYLERILGMGYLDVQLKIQVHFLMLVATASMFSLGVGLFIFDFFRHAPQFNVDEADPVLDVPRASGAAF; encoded by the coding sequence ATGCGTTACAGATCTCAATCCGTCGCTTACTGGTACTTCGCCGTTGCCATGGCGCTATTCGGTCTGCAACTGGTATTCGGCTTGCTCTCGGCAGCCAAATACCTCGGACCGGATCCCCTGCTGGATGTGTTGCCCTTTGATGTCACCAAGGCGATTCACACCAATCTGTTGATCGTCTGGGTGCTGACTGGGTTCATGGGGGCAACCTACTGGATGGTGCCGGACGAGTCCCGTGGCGAGTTGCACAGCACCAAACTGGCGTATATTCAGCTCGGGTTGTGGACGGCCATGGGCGTCACCGCCGTGCTGGGCTATCTGTTCGGTTATGGCACCGGGAACAAACTGCTCGAACAACCGCTGCCGCACAAGATCGTGATCGTGATCTGCATGCTGATGTTTCTCTACAACATCGGCATGACCATCAAGAAAGCCGGGCGTTTCACTGCCACCGAAGGCGTTCTTTTGTTGGGGCTGGCCAGTGCCGCCGTGCTTTATCTGCCGGCGCTGCTGCACTATGAAAACTACGTGGTGTCGATCTACTACCGCTGGTGGACGATTCACCTGTGGGTCGAAGGTGTCTGGGAAATGATCCAGGGCGGCTTTCTGGCCTATCTGCTGATCAGACTGTCCGGTGCTGATCGCGAGGTCATGGAAAAGTGGCTGTACGTGATTGTCGGCCTGGTGTTCATTGCCGGCATCCTTGGCACCGCCCACCATTATTACTGGATCGGCGTCCCCCATTACTGGCTTCCATTGGGCGGTTTCTTCAGTGCACTTGAGCCCATGGCGCTGGTCGGTATGGCGATCTACGCCTACAACGCAATGCGCCGCTCCGGCCTCTCTCATCCCAACAAACTGGCCTTGCACTGGACCATGGGCAGCGCCCTGTTCACCATGTTTGGCGCTGGCCTCCTTGGTCTGGCCCACACCTTTCCCGACGTCAACAAATGGACCCATGGCACCCTGATTACCGCCATGCACGGCCATGCGGCCTTCTACGGGGCCTATGCCATGATAGTCCTGGCGATGATCACCTACGCGCTCCCAGGCATGACCCGTCGTCCCGTAGAGGAAAGCAGTATCGGTTATTGGGCATTTTGGCTGCAGTTGGGAGGGATGTTCGGCATGACCCTGTCATTTGCCACTGCGGGCATTGCTCAGGTGTACCTGGAGCGCATTCTCGGCATGGGCTATCTGGACGTGCAGTTGAAGATTCAGGTGCATTTCCTGATGCTGGTGGCGACGGCGTCGATGTTCAGCCTGGGTGTCGGGCTGTTTATCTTCGATTTTTTCCGCCATGCGCCGCAATTCAATGTCGATGAAGCCGATCCGGTTCTGGACGTGCCTCGTGCGTCAGGCGCAGCGTTTTGA
- a CDS encoding cytochrome c, whose protein sequence is MNKRQTRSFALISTAIAAVVFLGMTVDSHRQFPKLTNAQQITPEVTRGKDVWHEYNCINCHTLFGEGAYYAPDLTKITQQRGAPYLTAFLKDPSKFYDEQRHRRLMPNLKLNDEEIAALIAFMDWVSKVDNQGWPPRPILVTGTSIPGMDLTVAQQNVAGGNQPPAARPVSDKEDPIALGEALFRTTATPVCSACHSIAPGVNLAGPTLAGLAARAKQVIASPDYKGKAKDVEGFIRESIVTPSAYLHPGDMYSANGMSFMPDTFAKSLTPEQIDQLVAYLASFQ, encoded by the coding sequence ATGAACAAACGCCAGACACGCTCGTTCGCGCTGATATCGACGGCCATCGCCGCCGTTGTGTTTCTCGGCATGACGGTTGATAGTCACCGGCAGTTTCCAAAATTGACCAACGCTCAACAGATCACGCCAGAAGTAACTCGCGGCAAGGATGTATGGCATGAATACAATTGCATCAATTGCCATACGTTGTTTGGTGAAGGCGCGTATTACGCTCCGGACCTTACGAAAATCACCCAGCAGCGCGGCGCCCCTTATCTCACCGCGTTCCTCAAAGACCCCTCAAAGTTTTATGACGAGCAACGCCATCGCCGGTTGATGCCGAATCTAAAACTCAATGACGAAGAAATCGCGGCTTTGATCGCCTTTATGGATTGGGTGAGCAAGGTCGACAATCAAGGCTGGCCACCGCGGCCGATCCTTGTGACCGGCACGTCGATTCCCGGCATGGACCTCACCGTGGCGCAGCAGAACGTCGCCGGTGGCAACCAGCCACCCGCCGCACGCCCGGTGTCCGACAAGGAAGACCCTATCGCCTTGGGCGAGGCGCTGTTTCGAACCACTGCCACACCGGTGTGCAGCGCTTGCCATTCGATTGCACCGGGGGTCAATCTCGCCGGACCGACACTGGCCGGGTTGGCTGCTCGGGCCAAACAGGTCATTGCCTCGCCTGACTACAAGGGCAAGGCCAAGGACGTCGAAGGCTTCATCCGCGAGTCCATCGTCACGCCAAGCGCCTACCTGCATCCGGGCGACATGTATTCCGCCAATGGCATGTCTTTCATGCCGGACACCTTCGCCAAATCGCTAACGCCCGAACAGATCGATCAACTGGTCGCCTATCTGGCGTCGTTCCAGTAA
- a CDS encoding succinate dehydrogenase iron-sulfur subunit, which produces MIEVQVYRYHPEQERSPWMQSLSLPEEFRVRMVLDALEFLHEADQTLVYRRSCREGVCGSDGMNINGKNRLACITPVSEALGTASILIIRPLPGMPVIRDLVVDQSLFFQQYESIKPWLINHEPTPAIERLQSPKERAKLDGLYECILCGCCSSQCPSWWWNPEKYVGPAGLLQAWRFIIDSRDQATVERLERLEDPFSLFRCRSIGNCSWVCPKGLNPMGAIGKIRQELFRKST; this is translated from the coding sequence ATGATTGAAGTACAGGTATATCGATACCATCCAGAACAAGAACGGTCGCCTTGGATGCAGTCGTTGTCGTTGCCCGAGGAGTTTCGAGTACGAATGGTGCTGGATGCGCTGGAGTTCCTGCACGAGGCAGATCAGACACTGGTCTATCGGCGCTCCTGTCGGGAGGGTGTTTGCGGCTCGGATGGCATGAATATCAACGGCAAGAACAGACTGGCTTGCATCACGCCAGTTTCAGAGGCACTGGGCACGGCCAGCATACTGATCATCAGACCTTTGCCCGGCATGCCGGTCATCCGCGATCTGGTAGTCGACCAGAGTCTCTTCTTTCAGCAGTACGAGAGCATCAAGCCATGGCTGATCAACCACGAACCAACACCGGCCATCGAGCGTCTCCAGTCCCCCAAAGAGCGCGCTAAGCTCGATGGGCTGTATGAATGCATTCTCTGTGGCTGCTGTTCCTCGCAATGTCCATCCTGGTGGTGGAACCCAGAAAAGTACGTAGGTCCAGCCGGGCTGTTGCAGGCTTGGCGTTTCATCATCGACAGCCGCGATCAGGCCACGGTGGAACGGCTAGAGCGGCTGGAGGACCCGTTCAGCTTGTTCCGTTGCCGAAGCATCGGCAACTGCTCTTGGGTCTGCCCCAAGGGGCTCAATCCCATGGGAGCCATCGGGAAAATTCGGCAAGAGCTGTTCCGAAAATCCACCTAG
- a CDS encoding NosR/NirI family protein gives MRASKLSLLGVRRPFKYGLIILLCLVFDGFSGLQAKDYGGLEQQRVDAIFPGSDGLSEPSGEFKVRTISAGKTLLGYVFQSQDVVDIPAYSGKPVNMQVILDPQGVIQDAYVLEHHEPILLIGIPVEKLHAFDAKYKGIKADRRVVVGHSSDPEAVSVDGIAGATVTVMVVNEIIMRAAQKVAVSLKLVEDKSGQTQKPATVRQDFYEAATWEQLTGNGAIRQLNLTRGQVDAAFKGTEAEGIDNASAEQVDEPFIELYVADLNPPTIGRNLLGDNQYRFLMQDLKPGEQAIAVLGRGLYSYKGSGYVRGGIFDRVQLRQFGHVISFRDMDHQRLSDVFAKGMPEFNEMSIFIVREPARFDPGSPWSLELLVRRQTGAVAGVFSSFELSYQLPEPYLLRPPPSAEELAAIEVANRPTWVNIWYQKAFQIGILCTALAVLMVILFLQDTFTKYPRFLHWLRRVYLIFTVVFIGWYALGQISVVNVLTFAHALVENFRWELFLTDPIVFILWTFTAASILLWGRGVFCGWLCPFGALQELINEAARKIKIPQYELPFALHERLWAVKYIILLVLFGISLESMTTAERFAEVEPFKTAITLKFDRQWWFVAYAVALLVINIFTRKVYCRYVCPLGAALAIPSKLRLFDWLKRRKECGTPCQLCAKECEIQAIHPDGHINANECHYCLDCQMTYHNENKCPPLVLKNKRKTRDKPAPVTQSAELIPVVQVFEP, from the coding sequence ATGCGTGCTTCCAAGCTCTCACTGCTCGGTGTCCGGCGTCCATTTAAATATGGGCTGATCATTTTGTTGTGCCTGGTGTTCGATGGGTTTTCCGGATTACAGGCGAAGGACTATGGCGGGCTCGAGCAGCAGCGTGTAGACGCCATATTTCCTGGCAGCGATGGACTTTCCGAGCCCAGCGGCGAGTTCAAGGTCCGCACCATCAGCGCCGGCAAAACCCTGCTCGGTTACGTGTTCCAGAGTCAGGACGTGGTGGACATTCCGGCCTATTCCGGCAAACCGGTCAACATGCAGGTCATCCTCGATCCCCAGGGTGTCATCCAGGACGCCTACGTACTGGAACACCATGAGCCGATCCTGCTGATCGGCATTCCCGTGGAAAAGCTGCATGCCTTCGATGCCAAATACAAAGGGATCAAGGCCGACCGAAGGGTGGTGGTCGGTCACTCCAGTGATCCAGAGGCGGTGTCGGTCGACGGGATCGCCGGCGCGACGGTGACCGTCATGGTGGTCAACGAGATCATCATGCGCGCGGCGCAAAAGGTGGCCGTTTCGCTGAAACTGGTTGAGGACAAGTCCGGGCAGACGCAGAAGCCCGCCACCGTGCGCCAGGACTTTTACGAAGCCGCGACCTGGGAGCAACTGACCGGCAACGGCGCGATCCGCCAGTTGAACCTGACCCGTGGCCAGGTCGACGCCGCCTTCAAGGGCACCGAAGCCGAAGGCATCGACAACGCCAGTGCCGAGCAAGTCGATGAACCCTTTATCGAACTCTACGTAGCCGACCTGAATCCGCCGACCATCGGTCGCAACCTGCTGGGCGACAATCAGTACCGTTTCCTCATGCAGGACCTCAAGCCGGGCGAGCAGGCCATCGCCGTGTTGGGTCGCGGCCTGTATTCCTACAAAGGCTCGGGTTATGTGCGCGGCGGGATTTTCGACCGGGTGCAATTGCGCCAGTTCGGCCACGTCATCAGTTTCCGCGACATGGACCATCAGCGGCTCTCCGACGTGTTTGCCAAGGGCATGCCGGAATTCAACGAGATGTCGATTTTCATTGTGCGCGAACCGGCCCGGTTCGATCCCGGATCGCCCTGGTCCCTGGAATTGCTGGTGCGCCGTCAGACCGGCGCGGTCGCCGGTGTGTTCAGCAGTTTCGAGCTGTCTTACCAACTGCCCGAGCCCTACCTCCTGCGCCCACCGCCCAGCGCCGAAGAACTGGCCGCGATCGAAGTTGCCAACCGGCCGACGTGGGTCAATATCTGGTACCAGAAAGCCTTTCAGATCGGGATCCTTTGCACGGCGCTGGCGGTGTTGATGGTGATTCTGTTCCTGCAGGACACCTTCACCAAGTACCCGCGTTTCCTCCACTGGCTGCGTCGCGTCTATTTGATCTTCACCGTGGTGTTCATTGGCTGGTACGCCCTGGGGCAGATTTCAGTGGTCAATGTCCTGACGTTCGCCCATGCCCTGGTCGAGAACTTCCGCTGGGAACTGTTTCTCACCGACCCGATTGTGTTCATCCTCTGGACCTTTACCGCCGCCAGCATTCTGCTGTGGGGGCGAGGGGTGTTCTGTGGCTGGTTGTGCCCCTTCGGCGCCTTGCAGGAACTGATCAACGAAGCCGCGCGCAAAATCAAGATCCCGCAATATGAACTGCCGTTCGCGTTGCATGAGCGCCTGTGGGCCGTGAAGTACATCATTCTGCTGGTGCTGTTCGGCATCTCGCTGGAGTCGATGACCACCGCCGAGCGATTTGCCGAGGTGGAACCGTTCAAGACCGCCATCACCCTCAAATTCGATCGCCAGTGGTGGTTCGTCGCCTACGCGGTAGCGCTGCTGGTCATCAATATCTTCACGCGCAAAGTCTATTGCCGCTACGTCTGCCCGTTGGGCGCGGCGCTGGCCATTCCCAGCAAGCTGCGCCTGTTCGACTGGCTCAAACGCCGCAAGGAATGCGGCACCCCCTGCCAACTGTGCGCCAAGGAATGCGAGATCCAGGCCATTCACCCGGACGGCCACATCAACGCCAACGAGTGCCATTACTGCCTCGATTGCCAGATGACCTACCACAACGAAAACAAATGCCCGCCACTGGTGCTCAAGAACAAGCGCAAGACACGGGACAAGCCAGCGCCTGTCACTCAGAGCGCCGAGCTGATTCCGGTGGTGCAAGTGTTTGAGCCCTGA
- the nosZ gene encoding TAT-dependent nitrous-oxide reductase, whose amino-acid sequence MSDKKSKKDHDAADGPGLNRRLFLGASALTGVALAGGTALGSAVFSRETFAAAAKDAQSKIHVGPGDLDQYYGFWSGGHQGEVRIMGIPSMRELLRIPVFNVDSATGWGLTNESKRIMGDSAHFQNGDCHHPHLSMTDGKYDGKYLFINDKANSRVARIRLDIMKCDKMLTVPNVQTIHGLRLQKMPHTQYVFANSEFVIPHPNDGSTFDLQDKNSYTMFNVIDAEKMEMAFQVIVEGNLDNTDADYTGKYAASTCYNSEKAYDLGGMMRNERDWVVVFNIPRIEAAIKAGKFITLGDAKSPVIDGRRTEGKESEFTRYIPVPKNPHGINMTPDGKYFIAAGKLSPTCTIIATAKLDDLFDDKFKDPREVVVGEPELGLGPLHTTYDGRGNAYTTLFIDSQVVKWNIDEAVRAYGGEKVNCIKQKLDVQYQPGHNHASLTETSEADGQWLVVLSKFSKDRFLSTGPLHPENDQLIDISGDEMKLVHDGPAFAEPHDCVMARRDQIRTKKIWDRNDPFFAETVAIAAKDGIKLETDNKVIHDGKKVRVYMTSMAPVYGVTEFTVKQGDEVTVTITNIDQVEDVSHGFVMTNHGVSMEISPQQTSSITFIADKPGLHWYYCSWFCHALHMEMVGRMLVEKA is encoded by the coding sequence ATGAGCGATAAAAAGTCGAAAAAAGATCATGACGCAGCCGATGGCCCAGGCCTGAACCGTCGCCTGTTTCTGGGCGCCTCAGCCCTGACCGGCGTTGCACTGGCGGGTGGCACAGCCTTGGGTAGCGCCGTATTCAGTCGCGAGACTTTTGCCGCGGCGGCCAAGGACGCGCAGTCGAAAATTCATGTGGGGCCAGGCGACCTGGATCAGTACTACGGTTTCTGGAGCGGCGGCCATCAGGGGGAAGTGCGGATCATGGGCATTCCGTCGATGCGCGAGCTGTTGCGCATCCCGGTGTTCAACGTCGACTCCGCCACGGGCTGGGGCCTGACCAACGAAAGCAAGCGGATCATGGGCGACAGCGCCCACTTCCAGAATGGCGACTGCCACCACCCGCACTTGTCGATGACCGACGGCAAGTACGACGGCAAGTACCTGTTCATCAACGACAAGGCCAACAGCCGCGTTGCACGTATCCGCCTGGACATCATGAAGTGCGACAAGATGCTCACCGTGCCTAACGTGCAGACCATTCACGGGTTGCGTCTGCAGAAAATGCCCCACACCCAATACGTGTTCGCCAACTCCGAATTCGTGATTCCGCACCCCAATGACGGCAGCACCTTCGACCTGCAGGACAAGAACAGCTACACGATGTTCAACGTCATCGATGCCGAGAAAATGGAGATGGCCTTTCAGGTGATAGTCGAAGGCAACCTGGATAACACCGACGCCGACTACACCGGCAAGTATGCGGCCTCGACCTGCTACAACTCGGAGAAGGCCTACGACCTGGGCGGCATGATGCGTAACGAGCGCGACTGGGTGGTGGTGTTCAACATCCCGCGCATCGAAGCGGCGATCAAGGCCGGCAAGTTCATCACTTTGGGTGACGCCAAGTCACCGGTCATCGATGGGCGTAGAACCGAGGGCAAGGAAAGCGAGTTCACGCGCTATATCCCGGTGCCGAAGAACCCTCACGGGATCAATATGACGCCCGACGGCAAGTACTTCATCGCCGCCGGCAAGCTCTCGCCGACCTGCACGATCATCGCCACTGCCAAGCTGGATGATCTGTTCGACGATAAATTCAAGGACCCGCGCGAGGTGGTGGTCGGCGAACCCGAACTGGGTCTTGGCCCGCTGCATACTACTTACGACGGTCGCGGTAATGCCTACACCACTCTGTTCATCGATAGCCAGGTGGTGAAGTGGAACATCGACGAAGCCGTTCGCGCCTACGGCGGCGAGAAGGTCAACTGCATCAAGCAGAAGCTCGATGTGCAATATCAGCCGGGGCACAACCATGCCTCGCTGACCGAAACCAGCGAGGCCGACGGCCAGTGGCTGGTGGTGCTGAGCAAGTTTTCCAAGGACCGTTTTCTCTCGACCGGTCCGCTGCACCCGGAAAACGATCAGTTGATCGATATCTCCGGCGACGAGATGAAACTGGTGCACGACGGCCCGGCGTTCGCCGAACCCCACGATTGCGTGATGGCCCGCCGCGACCAGATCCGGACCAAAAAGATCTGGGACCGCAACGACCCGTTTTTCGCCGAAACCGTGGCCATCGCCGCCAAGGACGGGATCAAGCTGGAGACCGATAACAAGGTCATCCATGACGGCAAGAAAGTCCGGGTCTACATGACCTCGATGGCCCCGGTCTACGGCGTCACGGAGTTCACCGTCAAGCAGGGTGACGAGGTCACGGTGACCATCACCAACATCGATCAGGTGGAAGACGTGAGTCACGGTTTTGTCATGACCAACCACGGCGTGAGCATGGAGATCAGCCCGCAGCAGACGTCCTCCATCACCTTCATCGCCGACAAGCCGGGGTTGCACTGGTACTACTGCAGCTGGTTCTGTCATGCGCTGCACATGGAAATGGTCGGTCGAATGCTCGTCGAGAAGGCTTGA
- a CDS encoding nitrous oxide reductase family maturation protein NosD codes for MALVVWVLVSAVAQASPRPITELPLQPAGDRHWTLPAGNYQGQFSIDQPMRIDCEKDAVIDAQGQGNALFISAPDVRVEGCTLLDWGRDMTAMNSAIFIGPKALRAVIGHNHMKGPGFGIWVDGTRDVSLIGNDIEGDPGIRSQDRGNGIHLYAVHGARVIGNHVRLTRDGIYIDTSNGNLLQGNTLEDLRYGVHYMYANDNQLLGNTTRRTRTGYALMQSRKLTVIGNRSEQDENYGILMNYITYSELRDNFVSDVRSGAAEGGMVSGAEGKALFIYNSLFNVIEHNHFERSAVGIHLTAGSEDNRIADNAFVDNQQQVKYVATRLQEWSAQGRGNYWSDYLGWDRNNDAVGDVIYEPNDNVDRLLWLYPQVRLLMKSPSIEVLRWVQRSFPVTKSPGVKDSFPLMNLPTLPQTQGPTL; via the coding sequence ATGGCACTTGTGGTGTGGGTGCTTGTATCGGCAGTCGCCCAGGCGTCGCCAAGGCCCATCACCGAACTGCCCCTGCAACCTGCTGGCGATCGCCACTGGACGCTGCCTGCCGGAAACTACCAAGGGCAGTTCAGCATCGATCAGCCGATGCGGATCGATTGTGAGAAAGATGCAGTCATCGATGCGCAGGGGCAGGGTAACGCGCTGTTCATCAGCGCGCCCGACGTGCGGGTCGAAGGGTGCACATTGCTTGACTGGGGGCGTGACATGACGGCCATGAACTCGGCGATTTTCATCGGTCCCAAGGCCCTGCGTGCGGTAATAGGCCACAACCACATGAAAGGACCAGGCTTCGGCATCTGGGTGGACGGCACCCGCGACGTCAGCCTGATTGGCAACGATATCGAAGGTGACCCGGGCATCCGCTCCCAGGATCGCGGCAACGGCATTCATCTGTATGCCGTGCACGGCGCCCGGGTGATCGGTAATCACGTGCGGCTGACCCGGGACGGCATCTACATCGACACCTCGAACGGCAACCTGCTGCAGGGCAATACCCTGGAAGACCTGCGCTACGGCGTGCACTACATGTACGCCAACGATAACCAGTTGCTCGGCAATACCACCCGCCGCACGCGCACCGGCTACGCCTTGATGCAGAGCCGCAAGCTGACGGTGATTGGCAACCGCTCCGAGCAGGACGAGAACTATGGCATCCTGATGAACTACATCACGTATTCCGAGCTGCGGGACAACTTCGTCAGCGACGTGCGCAGCGGTGCCGCCGAGGGCGGTATGGTCAGCGGCGCCGAGGGCAAGGCGCTGTTCATCTACAACTCGCTGTTCAATGTCATCGAACACAACCACTTCGAACGCAGCGCCGTGGGTATTCACCTCACCGCCGGGTCCGAAGACAACCGCATCGCCGACAACGCCTTTGTCGACAATCAGCAGCAGGTCAAATACGTCGCTACCCGCTTGCAGGAATGGTCGGCCCAGGGCCGCGGCAATTACTGGAGCGATTACCTGGGCTGGGATCGCAACAACGATGCGGTAGGCGATGTGATCTACGAGCCCAACGACAACGTCGACCGTCTGCTTTGGCTGTATCCACAGGTGCGGCTGTTGATGAAAAGCCCGAGCATTGAGGTGCTGCGTTGGGTTCAGCGCAGCTTCCCGGTGACGAAATCGCCTGGGGTCAAGGACAGTTTTCCGTTGATGAACCTTCCGACGCTGCCTCAGACACAGGGGCCGACCTTATGA
- a CDS encoding ABC transporter ATP-binding protein — protein sequence MNPVEIEGVSQRYGSMTVLHELTMNLGEGEVLGLFGHNGAGKTTVMKLILGLLKTSAGQVRVLGCRPAQAEVRRQLGYLPENVTFYPQLSGRETLRYFARLKATPLTQVDELLDQVGLTAAADRRVKTYSKGMRQRLGLAQAVLGQPRLLLLDEPTVGLDPIATQDLYGLIDRLRQQGTSIILCSHVLAGVEVHINRAAILANGRLQAIGSLAHLREDADLPARIRAHGLARREQWLQRWNAAGHTATAMGGNGVEVMAVNGHKVDLLRQLFHEDQPQDIEILQPSLEDLYGYYMSRAPGGTEGIHP from the coding sequence ATGAACCCGGTCGAGATCGAAGGCGTCAGCCAGCGTTATGGCAGCATGACCGTGTTGCACGAGCTGACCATGAACCTCGGCGAAGGCGAGGTACTTGGCTTGTTTGGCCACAATGGTGCGGGCAAGACCACGGTGATGAAACTGATCCTTGGCCTGCTCAAGACCAGCGCCGGTCAGGTGCGCGTACTCGGTTGCCGACCCGCCCAGGCCGAGGTGCGTCGTCAACTCGGTTATCTGCCGGAAAACGTGACCTTCTACCCGCAACTCAGTGGCCGCGAAACCCTGCGCTATTTCGCCCGCCTCAAGGCTACGCCCCTGACGCAAGTTGATGAATTGCTCGATCAGGTCGGGCTCACGGCGGCGGCGGACCGTAGGGTGAAGACCTATTCCAAGGGCATGCGCCAGCGTCTGGGCCTGGCTCAGGCGGTGCTTGGCCAGCCGCGCCTGCTGTTGCTGGACGAGCCTACGGTGGGGCTGGACCCGATTGCCACCCAGGATTTGTATGGGTTGATCGACCGTCTGCGCCAACAGGGTACGAGCATCATCCTTTGCTCCCATGTGCTGGCCGGAGTCGAAGTGCATATCAATCGAGCGGCCATCCTGGCCAATGGTCGCCTGCAGGCGATCGGCAGCCTGGCCCACCTGCGTGAAGACGCCGACTTGCCGGCGCGTATCCGTGCCCATGGCCTGGCCCGGCGCGAGCAGTGGTTGCAGCGCTGGAATGCGGCCGGGCACACCGCCACCGCCATGGGCGGCAACGGAGTCGAGGTGATGGCGGTCAACGGCCACAAAGTCGATCTGCTGCGCCAATTGTTTCACGAGGATCAACCCCAGGACATCGAGATCCTGCAACCGTCCCTCGAGGACCTTTACGGTTATTACATGAGTCGTGCGCCCGGCGGCACAGAAGGCATTCATCCATGA
- a CDS encoding ABC transporter permease subunit: MNQIWSIAAKEFSDGLRNRWLLAISLLFAILAVGIAWLGAAASGQVGFTSIPATIASLASLATFLMPLIALLLAYDAIVGEDEGGTLMLLLTYPLGRGQILLGKFVGHGSILALATLIGFGCAAVAIALLVDDVELGLLLWAFGRFMVSSTLLGWVFLALAYVLSSKASEKSSAAGMALGVWFLFVLVFDLALLALLVLSKGRFNPDLLPWLLLLNPTDVYRLINLSGFEGSGNAVGLMALSSDLPVPPALLWLCLLLWVGVSLLLAHWIFRRRLT, translated from the coding sequence ATGAATCAGATCTGGAGTATCGCCGCCAAGGAGTTCAGTGACGGACTGCGCAATCGCTGGCTGCTGGCAATCAGTCTGTTGTTCGCCATTCTGGCCGTGGGCATCGCCTGGCTCGGCGCGGCCGCATCCGGGCAAGTGGGTTTCACCTCCATCCCGGCAACCATCGCCAGCCTGGCCAGCCTCGCGACCTTCCTGATGCCGCTGATCGCGCTGTTGCTGGCCTATGATGCCATCGTCGGTGAGGACGAGGGCGGCACGCTGATGCTGTTACTCACCTATCCGCTGGGCCGTGGGCAAATCTTGTTGGGCAAGTTTGTCGGTCACGGCTCGATCCTGGCCCTGGCTACGCTGATCGGCTTTGGCTGCGCCGCCGTTGCGATCGCTTTGCTGGTCGATGATGTCGAGCTGGGATTGCTGCTGTGGGCGTTCGGCCGTTTCATGGTGTCTTCCACGCTACTGGGCTGGGTGTTCTTGGCGCTGGCCTACGTGTTGAGCAGCAAGGCCAGTGAAAAATCCAGCGCGGCCGGAATGGCCCTGGGTGTGTGGTTTCTGTTTGTGCTGGTGTTCGATCTGGCGCTGCTGGCGTTGCTGGTGCTCAGCAAAGGCCGGTTCAACCCCGACCTGTTGCCCTGGTTACTGTTGCTCAACCCGACCGACGTTTATCGCCTGATCAATCTCTCCGGTTTCGAAGGCAGCGGCAATGCCGTCGGCCTGATGGCGTTGAGCAGCGATCTACCCGTGCCGCCTGCATTGCTCTGGCTTTGCCTGTTGCTTTGGGTCGGGGTTTCGCTGCTGTTGGCGCACTGGATATTTCGCCGTCGACTCACTTGA
- a CDS encoding nitrous oxide reductase accessory protein NosL — protein MNTLYLAGARALVVVMTCLGLAACNDRAEQKQAVAPVAFHQSDECHVCGMVIADFPGPKGEVVEKGTVKKFCSTAEMLGWWLQPENHHTEAKLYVHDMGKSAWEKPDDHFLIDATQAYYVVGTQLKGSMGVVLASFSEEATARKLASEQGGRVLRFESIDLALLQQTPTM, from the coding sequence ATGAACACTCTTTACCTGGCCGGGGCCCGTGCCCTGGTGGTCGTCATGACCTGCCTGGGTCTGGCGGCCTGCAATGATCGCGCAGAGCAAAAGCAAGCAGTGGCGCCTGTGGCTTTCCATCAGAGTGATGAGTGTCATGTCTGCGGGATGGTCATCGCCGATTTTCCGGGCCCCAAGGGCGAGGTCGTAGAAAAAGGCACGGTCAAGAAGTTCTGCTCCACCGCGGAAATGCTCGGATGGTGGCTTCAACCGGAGAATCACCACACTGAGGCGAAATTGTATGTGCACGACATGGGGAAAAGTGCGTGGGAGAAACCCGACGACCATTTTCTGATTGATGCAACCCAAGCCTACTATGTAGTCGGCACTCAGCTTAAAGGTTCCATGGGTGTGGTTCTGGCGTCATTTTCCGAGGAGGCCACCGCACGCAAACTGGCCAGCGAGCAGGGCGGCAGGGTGTTGCGTTTTGAGAGTATCGATCTGGCGCTTTTACAGCAAACCCCGACAATGTAG